One Lacipirellulaceae bacterium DNA window includes the following coding sequences:
- a CDS encoding aldehyde dehydrogenase family protein, translated as MTVVPQPEVRYTDCFIGGKWIPSASRKTLETIHPATEETVAEVAEGDKEDIDLAVRAARSQFDGGEWHRMDARDRGTLILRLAELVEQNAEELSALETLDNGKPIRDAQSDDLPAVVDCLRYYAGWCDKIHGDTIPFRGDYLCYTKLEPIGVVGQIIPWNFPALMAAWKWGPALAAGCTIVMKPAEQTPLSCLRMASLAQEVGIPDGVINVVPGFGPTAGAALVSHPGIDKIAFTGEGTTAKLIQREAADSMKRLTFELGGKNPNIVFADADLDSTIPGVHAAQFYNQGQSCSAGSRLFVQDDVYDEVVERLVAMNTDHRLGNPFDLATEQGPQVDEAQLSKTLKYIDIGKAEGAKCVSGGKRWGERGYFVEPTLFADVNDEMRIAREEIFGPVLSVLRFKDEEEVLRRANNTRYGLASAVWTSDLSRAHRVASSLRAGTVWVNSYDVFDAAAPFGGFGESGIGRELGPIGLLAYLENKTVTVSTT; from the coding sequence ATGACTGTCGTTCCCCAACCGGAAGTGCGCTACACAGATTGCTTCATCGGCGGCAAGTGGATTCCTTCAGCCAGTAGAAAGACCTTAGAAACGATTCATCCTGCCACCGAAGAGACTGTTGCCGAGGTTGCGGAGGGTGATAAAGAAGATATCGACCTTGCTGTCCGCGCTGCTCGATCACAATTCGACGGCGGGGAGTGGCACCGGATGGATGCCCGTGATCGCGGAACACTGATCCTCAGACTTGCCGAACTCGTTGAACAGAATGCGGAAGAGTTGTCCGCACTGGAAACGCTCGACAACGGCAAACCGATTCGCGACGCGCAGAGTGACGATCTCCCGGCCGTCGTCGATTGCCTACGGTACTATGCCGGCTGGTGCGACAAGATCCACGGCGACACGATTCCATTCAGAGGCGACTACCTCTGCTACACAAAACTCGAACCTATTGGCGTGGTCGGTCAAATCATCCCATGGAATTTTCCCGCCCTGATGGCTGCTTGGAAATGGGGTCCGGCACTTGCCGCCGGATGCACGATCGTCATGAAACCGGCCGAGCAAACACCACTAAGTTGCTTGCGTATGGCTAGCCTCGCCCAGGAGGTGGGTATTCCCGACGGAGTGATCAATGTGGTCCCCGGGTTCGGGCCAACCGCCGGGGCAGCACTTGTTTCGCATCCCGGTATCGACAAGATTGCGTTCACCGGTGAGGGGACCACAGCAAAGCTCATTCAACGTGAAGCCGCAGACTCGATGAAGCGGTTGACCTTCGAACTGGGAGGGAAGAACCCCAACATTGTTTTCGCTGATGCTGATCTCGACTCAACGATCCCGGGAGTTCACGCAGCACAGTTTTATAATCAAGGACAGTCATGCAGCGCAGGCAGTCGGCTCTTCGTGCAGGACGATGTTTACGACGAAGTCGTTGAGCGACTTGTTGCCATGAATACAGATCATCGGCTCGGAAACCCCTTCGATCTGGCAACTGAGCAAGGCCCACAAGTGGATGAAGCGCAATTATCCAAGACGCTCAAGTACATTGACATTGGCAAGGCCGAAGGTGCCAAGTGCGTGAGCGGAGGCAAGCGTTGGGGAGAGCGTGGCTATTTTGTGGAGCCTACGCTATTTGCCGACGTGAATGACGAGATGCGGATCGCGCGAGAGGAGATCTTTGGTCCCGTCCTTAGCGTGCTCCGGTTCAAGGACGAGGAAGAAGTTCTACGACGCGCCAACAACACTCGCTATGGTCTGGCCTCCGCAGTTTGGACTTCTGACCTTTCTAGGGCTCACCGAGTCGCTAGCTCATTACGCGCGGGGACCGTTTGGGTGAACTCCTACGACGTGTTCGACGCTGCCGCGCCGTTCGGAGGTTTCGGAGAAAGCGGCATCGGCCGCGAACTTGGGCCAATCGGGCTACTAGCTTACCTAGAAAACAAGACGGTAACCGTGTCTACCACATAG
- a CDS encoding sigma-70 family RNA polymerase sigma factor — MPDDKASPGDSENVPPAEHDRFVLEIIAAQGRLYAYILSLLLDRDRAHDVLQQTNIVLLEKESEFQWGTNFGAWACSVAFYEVLSERRSRTRDRHLFNDELLALIAVDAEAEALSIDQRRVALEACLKGLTQPQKELLTARYAPGGSVEEMADVLNKTPGAVSAMLHRIRAKLAKCIAHRLRGSAES, encoded by the coding sequence ATGCCCGACGATAAAGCTTCCCCGGGCGACTCTGAGAATGTTCCTCCTGCTGAGCACGATCGATTTGTCCTGGAAATCATCGCCGCCCAAGGAAGACTATACGCCTACATATTATCACTCCTCTTGGATCGCGATCGAGCACACGATGTCCTACAACAAACCAATATCGTTTTATTAGAGAAGGAGTCCGAGTTTCAGTGGGGCACCAACTTCGGTGCCTGGGCTTGTAGCGTGGCATTTTACGAAGTTTTAAGTGAGCGACGCTCTCGCACGCGAGACCGTCACTTGTTTAATGACGAACTGCTGGCTCTCATTGCCGTGGATGCCGAGGCGGAAGCCCTTTCCATTGATCAACGACGCGTCGCACTGGAAGCCTGCTTGAAGGGTTTAACCCAACCACAGAAAGAATTGCTGACAGCTCGCTACGCTCCTGGAGGAAGTGTCGAAGAAATGGCGGATGTCTTAAATAAAACGCCTGGAGCCGTATCCGCAATGCTGCACCGGATCCGGGCAAAACTAGCCAAATGTATTGCACACCGCCTTAGAGGCTCGGCAGAATCATGA
- a CDS encoding Zn-dependent hydrolase, which produces MTDSLRINGKRLWDAIMEVARVGATERGGCNRQALTDGDGTVRRIFRDWCEQAGLTVRVDEMGNMFARRPGTNSDLPPVVAGSHLDTQPTGGKYDGILGVLGALEVIRTLNDAGVETLAPLEILNWTNEEGARFSPAMIGSGVWSGQFDLEYGHNRADKEGITIGQELNRLGYAGSEPCRPFPIRAAFEMHIEQGPVLENEGLTIGVVTGVQGMRWYDVKLFGQPVHAGTTPMEVRRDPFMAFHRILARLYELGSQHAPEARVTFGDISVVPGSRNTVPEELKLAVDLRHPEQSSLEAMDAGMRTIVQEEAERANLGYQVDDEWHSSAVAFDAHCISAVRGAVEMLGYPHREMVSGAGHDAVYVSHVAPTSMIFIPCADGISHNEAEDASPADIEAGCNVLLHAMLERANAD; this is translated from the coding sequence ATGACCGATTCTCTACGCATCAACGGAAAACGACTTTGGGACGCCATCATGGAAGTCGCCCGTGTTGGTGCAACCGAACGAGGTGGATGCAATCGACAAGCACTGACCGATGGCGACGGCACAGTCCGCAGGATATTTCGCGACTGGTGCGAGCAAGCCGGTCTGACGGTGCGAGTCGACGAGATGGGCAACATGTTTGCCCGACGTCCTGGAACCAACAGCGACCTGCCGCCGGTCGTCGCAGGCTCGCACCTCGACACGCAACCAACCGGTGGGAAGTATGACGGCATCTTGGGCGTGTTGGGCGCTCTGGAAGTGATCAGAACTCTCAACGATGCGGGAGTTGAGACCCTTGCTCCGCTAGAAATCTTGAACTGGACCAATGAGGAAGGTGCACGCTTCTCTCCTGCAATGATCGGGTCGGGCGTCTGGTCGGGGCAATTCGACTTGGAGTATGGACACAACCGAGCAGATAAGGAGGGCATCACCATTGGTCAGGAACTCAACCGACTGGGCTACGCGGGCTCGGAGCCCTGTCGACCTTTCCCAATTCGGGCCGCTTTCGAAATGCACATCGAACAGGGGCCCGTTTTGGAAAACGAAGGTCTGACCATCGGCGTTGTCACCGGTGTGCAGGGGATGCGATGGTATGACGTCAAGCTATTTGGGCAGCCGGTACACGCGGGCACAACCCCGATGGAAGTCCGGCGCGACCCGTTCATGGCGTTTCATCGCATTTTGGCTCGACTCTATGAACTTGGTTCCCAACATGCTCCCGAGGCACGGGTAACCTTCGGAGACATCAGCGTCGTCCCTGGTAGCCGAAATACCGTGCCTGAAGAACTGAAACTCGCCGTCGATCTGCGGCACCCTGAGCAAAGCAGCCTCGAAGCGATGGATGCCGGCATGCGGACGATCGTCCAAGAAGAAGCTGAACGCGCTAATCTCGGCTATCAAGTGGATGACGAATGGCATTCATCGGCGGTGGCTTTCGACGCCCATTGCATTAGTGCCGTACGTGGTGCCGTTGAGATGCTTGGCTATCCGCATCGCGAAATGGTTTCAGGTGCCGGGCACGATGCGGTTTATGTTTCGCATGTTGCTCCGACAAGCATGATTTTCATCCCTTGTGCTGATGGTATCTCGCACAACGAGGCTGAGGACGCGAGCCCCGCCGACATCGAGGCCGGTTGTAATGTCTTGCTGCATGCCATGCTAGAGCGTGCGAATGCAGATTGA
- a CDS encoding PEP-CTERM sorting domain-containing protein — protein MRRNILVFASVVATLCLACTGANAAIVTDTFSRTLDPGWGSVDNGVVNGDTGTVAASYTLDGGVTVDGANGIVNNNRVVLDYNLAADASVIAAGGFVVEWRVNPTDGDVNGTGREFAGIGIGDSNMNPPFGGAGAITNTNNSTLRYALFPRNSGSVGFLSRDPGPSPGVYNLQAGGNPNSGFNETVFDQPVFDDYVNQGTPDPFVNDKFYDVKIVVEGDFSTDSLVTVTSTVNGLTLPAKTIQWGTGGQAYLSAVSFNGPHQYDNLRISAIPEPASLALFGLGMFGFVTCTRRR, from the coding sequence ATGAGACGTAACATCCTAGTTTTCGCTTCCGTGGTGGCCACGCTCTGCTTGGCTTGCACGGGTGCAAACGCAGCAATTGTCACGGATACTTTCAGCCGTACGCTTGATCCGGGCTGGGGTTCGGTTGACAACGGTGTCGTTAATGGCGATACGGGAACCGTGGCGGCATCTTACACGCTTGATGGCGGGGTGACCGTCGATGGTGCCAACGGCATCGTGAACAACAACCGTGTGGTGCTTGATTACAACTTGGCTGCTGATGCTAGTGTGATCGCCGCAGGTGGTTTCGTCGTGGAGTGGCGGGTCAACCCCACCGATGGCGACGTTAATGGTACGGGTCGCGAATTCGCTGGCATTGGCATCGGCGATAGCAACATGAACCCTCCTTTTGGCGGTGCTGGTGCAATCACCAACACAAACAACAGCACGCTCCGCTACGCATTGTTCCCACGAAATAGCGGTAGCGTTGGTTTCTTAAGCCGTGACCCCGGGCCGAGCCCAGGCGTCTACAATCTGCAAGCAGGTGGTAATCCAAACTCGGGTTTCAACGAAACCGTGTTCGATCAACCCGTCTTCGATGATTATGTCAACCAAGGCACGCCCGATCCTTTCGTGAACGACAAGTTCTACGATGTCAAAATCGTTGTCGAGGGCGACTTCTCCACCGATAGCTTGGTGACAGTCACCTCGACCGTCAACGGCCTGACTCTGCCTGCAAAGACGATTCAGTGGGGTACAGGTGGGCAAGCTTACTTGTCAGCCGTCTCCTTCAATGGGCCGCATCAGTACGACAATCTGCGTATCAGTGCGATCCCTGAGCCTGCAAGCCTTGCCTTGTTCGGGCTCGGAATGTTCGGTTTCGTCACCTGCACTCGACGACGCTAA
- a CDS encoding sialate O-acetylesterase produces MRRHLRLLPISSLLVLPLLLISTSSTSAVEVDLLILAGQSNMVGQANTTATQPGTDPVDAQIEFYYDVTNTAGSFNDDSGQTFGPLQPWQFNPSVTRLGPEMSLGRDLVNDAGLDLAMIKVAIGGSNIARWQPPAGIDYLSLVAAVNDGILEIQARGDTVNLLGMAWLQGESDSISTARADAYASNLDNFMNGFRQQMDLANPGLGFADLNLFLVEPADWKNGSNPGIATTANIAKVDQALIDFADNDPNAWHIPTDDFTQFGDNLIHFSATDQLTLGSRIADAVLATIPEPSALCLLGVGLLLSCQRRCRESRSSA; encoded by the coding sequence ATGCGCCGTCACCTTCGTTTATTACCGATCAGCTCGCTGCTGGTTCTTCCGCTGCTATTGATATCAACGTCGTCGACGAGTGCTGTCGAGGTCGATCTCCTGATTCTTGCTGGTCAATCCAACATGGTCGGCCAAGCGAACACGACCGCCACTCAGCCAGGTACCGATCCGGTCGATGCTCAAATCGAGTTCTACTATGACGTAACGAATACTGCGGGGAGCTTTAATGATGACAGCGGTCAGACGTTCGGGCCTTTGCAACCGTGGCAATTCAATCCGAGTGTCACCCGACTTGGTCCAGAAATGAGCCTTGGACGAGATCTCGTTAACGACGCGGGCTTAGACTTAGCAATGATTAAGGTGGCTATTGGTGGTTCGAATATCGCTCGCTGGCAACCGCCGGCGGGCATCGACTACCTCTCGCTCGTGGCTGCCGTCAACGATGGCATTCTCGAAATCCAAGCACGAGGTGACACCGTCAATCTGTTAGGGATGGCTTGGCTCCAAGGTGAGAGCGACTCCATTAGTACTGCCCGAGCGGACGCATATGCTTCGAATCTCGACAACTTTATGAACGGTTTCCGCCAACAAATGGACCTGGCCAACCCGGGACTCGGATTCGCAGATTTGAATCTCTTCCTGGTGGAACCGGCCGATTGGAAGAACGGGTCAAATCCAGGCATTGCCACCACGGCGAATATCGCGAAGGTCGATCAAGCACTCATCGACTTTGCGGATAACGATCCGAATGCGTGGCATATTCCGACCGACGATTTCACCCAGTTTGGCGACAACCTGATTCATTTTAGTGCGACTGACCAACTGACTTTGGGCTCACGGATCGCCGATGCCGTCCTGGCTACCATTCCTGAACCCTCCGCGCTCTGCTTACTAGGGGTTGGCCTTTTGCTGTCATGCCAACGGCGCTGTCGCGAGTCTCGTTCGTCCGCATGA
- a CDS encoding PSD1 and planctomycete cytochrome C domain-containing protein: MRELLVHFWCRRFLVALIVASSSLRVAGAEDTPNFNRDVRPILSAHCFFCHGPDEAHRQADLRLDVAENALEDRGGYAALVPGDPEASELFQRITTDDADLKMPPEDIHKPLNNDQIETLRRWIEAGGEYQTHWAFIPPAKPKPPADPTGWSHNPIDNFVRSELAQRKVSPTQEAERRVLARRVALDLTGLLPTAEDLSQFLADSEESSYEKFVDRLLASPHFGERMALDWLDAARYADTNGYSIDGGRHMWLWRDWVIDAFNRNLPYNDFLRHQIAGDLLPDANDATLIASGFQRNNMVTHEGGTIPEENLVNYNADRVKTLGEAVLGLTLACAQCHDHKYDPISQREYYQLFAYFNTIEDKGLDGNWGVNPAPYRQLRTVLRTAEEAELEQQIEALKKKLSQPEESAVTRWAKQQAEKLQERGKDLQLHPVRLTRISTPNAGAGFAIEKEKFVTVTKPAGFLAYDVVAELKRLEKPITGLRVVVHPHASTSAVGWGHGPPSSRDGQAASEDKKERVAEKNTFVLTALSVSASASPAEQVNLHGLKRFAAVSASSWAEGFRPELVRDPRRLNGWSPADEQTGPAELTVTFDEPIDSAITPHLTLQFNFGFGHRLIARRFEVQALTGCDDGSDLPEDIITAVLTDPSERSSVQRKQLFEHYSTFAKDTAPLRIELENLEDRLRSLTELHSTMVMREASDPRPTFVLTRGDYQQPAEQVKPATPAILPPVPKGAAANRLGLAQWLTLPEHPLTARVAVNRIWKLFFGRGLVTTEADFGAQGAYPSHPELLDWLTVDFIESGWDVKRLVRQMVLSATYRQSSIPTPALLEEDPENRWLGRGPRFRLQAEFIRDSALQASGLLVRRIGGPSVNPYAPGDLWREVSHYASTPATAQAFVQDHGEKLYRRSLYTYWKRTSPPPNLATFDAPNRETCVIARQKTNTPLQALVLLNDVQFVEAALKLAERMLHHSKDEAVRIEWAFEEVLSRPPSPNEIAILMNLVQRETSRFRKDPRAAKKLLARGEASLDEELKPVELAAWTQVAAVMLNLSETITRN, from the coding sequence GTGCGCGAACTACTTGTTCACTTCTGGTGTCGACGCTTTCTAGTCGCTCTGATTGTTGCGTCTTCTAGCCTGAGAGTTGCTGGCGCGGAAGATACGCCGAACTTTAACCGCGACGTGAGACCGATTCTCTCAGCGCACTGCTTCTTTTGTCACGGACCCGACGAAGCCCATCGGCAGGCAGATCTGCGTTTGGATGTGGCGGAGAATGCTCTGGAAGATCGTGGGGGATACGCGGCCCTCGTGCCAGGAGACCCCGAGGCGAGCGAGCTGTTCCAGCGCATCACGACGGACGATGCCGACCTGAAGATGCCTCCCGAGGACATTCACAAACCCCTTAACAACGATCAAATTGAAACTCTACGTCGCTGGATCGAAGCAGGAGGCGAGTATCAAACACACTGGGCGTTTATCCCTCCTGCTAAACCCAAACCTCCCGCGGACCCTACCGGATGGTCGCACAATCCCATCGATAATTTCGTGAGGTCAGAACTAGCCCAACGGAAAGTATCGCCGACTCAAGAGGCGGAACGACGTGTCTTGGCGAGACGCGTTGCACTCGATCTAACGGGTCTGCTACCAACGGCTGAAGACCTCAGCCAGTTTCTTGCAGATTCAGAGGAGTCGTCTTACGAAAAATTCGTTGACCGTTTGCTTGCAAGCCCGCATTTCGGTGAGCGGATGGCGCTTGATTGGCTCGACGCGGCACGCTATGCCGATACAAACGGATACTCGATTGATGGTGGACGTCACATGTGGTTGTGGCGCGATTGGGTGATTGACGCTTTCAATCGAAACCTGCCCTACAACGATTTTCTTCGACACCAAATTGCCGGTGATTTGCTACCCGATGCCAATGATGCCACATTGATCGCTTCGGGATTTCAACGCAACAATATGGTAACTCACGAAGGGGGGACGATCCCTGAGGAGAATCTGGTCAACTACAACGCTGATCGAGTGAAAACGCTCGGCGAGGCGGTCCTGGGGCTGACGCTGGCATGTGCACAGTGCCACGATCACAAGTACGATCCAATTTCGCAGCGCGAGTACTACCAGCTGTTTGCTTACTTCAACACGATCGAAGACAAAGGGCTGGATGGGAACTGGGGAGTGAATCCGGCTCCTTACCGTCAATTGCGTACCGTGTTGCGAACCGCTGAAGAAGCTGAGTTAGAGCAGCAGATCGAAGCGTTGAAGAAGAAGCTTAGCCAGCCGGAGGAATCGGCGGTCACTCGGTGGGCGAAACAACAAGCTGAGAAGCTTCAAGAGCGTGGCAAGGACCTGCAGCTCCATCCCGTTCGACTGACGCGCATCAGCACGCCTAACGCCGGAGCCGGGTTTGCCATTGAGAAAGAGAAGTTTGTGACGGTCACCAAGCCGGCCGGTTTTCTCGCCTACGATGTGGTCGCTGAGTTGAAAAGGCTGGAGAAGCCAATCACCGGGCTGCGTGTTGTTGTCCATCCGCATGCCTCAACATCGGCTGTTGGTTGGGGGCATGGTCCCCCGTCAAGCCGCGACGGACAGGCAGCAAGCGAGGATAAGAAGGAAAGAGTAGCCGAGAAAAACACGTTTGTGCTGACGGCACTGTCCGTGAGTGCCAGCGCTTCTCCAGCAGAGCAAGTCAACTTGCATGGCCTAAAACGTTTTGCTGCTGTATCCGCCAGTAGTTGGGCTGAAGGATTTCGCCCCGAGTTGGTCCGTGACCCCCGCCGCCTCAATGGTTGGTCGCCAGCAGACGAACAAACCGGCCCGGCTGAGTTGACCGTCACTTTTGATGAGCCAATTGACTCAGCAATCACGCCGCACCTGACACTCCAGTTCAATTTTGGTTTCGGGCATCGCCTCATCGCACGCCGTTTCGAGGTGCAAGCTCTCACTGGTTGTGACGACGGTTCCGACCTCCCTGAGGATATCATCACTGCTGTGCTAACTGACCCGTCAGAACGCTCGTCAGTGCAGCGGAAGCAGTTATTCGAGCATTACAGTACGTTCGCCAAAGATACGGCACCGCTCCGCATAGAATTGGAGAATCTGGAAGATCGACTTCGCAGTCTGACCGAGCTTCATTCAACGATGGTGATGCGTGAAGCGTCCGATCCACGGCCCACATTTGTGCTGACGCGCGGCGACTACCAACAGCCTGCGGAACAAGTAAAACCTGCGACCCCAGCAATTCTTCCGCCGGTCCCCAAGGGTGCGGCGGCTAATCGGCTTGGTTTAGCCCAATGGCTGACCTTGCCAGAGCATCCGCTCACAGCAAGAGTGGCGGTTAATCGGATTTGGAAGTTGTTTTTCGGTCGCGGGCTCGTCACCACGGAGGCCGACTTCGGTGCGCAGGGCGCGTACCCTAGCCATCCGGAACTGCTTGACTGGCTGACGGTTGACTTCATTGAGTCGGGATGGGACGTCAAGCGGTTAGTCAGACAAATGGTCCTCTCGGCGACCTACCGCCAGTCTTCGATTCCTACACCCGCGCTGTTAGAGGAAGATCCGGAGAATCGGTGGTTAGGGCGAGGACCGCGATTCCGTCTGCAGGCGGAGTTCATTCGCGATTCAGCTTTGCAGGCCAGTGGTCTACTCGTGCGGCGGATTGGCGGGCCGAGCGTGAACCCCTATGCACCGGGCGACTTGTGGAGGGAAGTCAGCCACTACGCCAGTACCCCCGCCACGGCGCAGGCGTTTGTCCAAGATCACGGTGAGAAGCTTTACAGGCGTTCGTTGTATACCTACTGGAAACGCACTTCGCCCCCTCCGAATCTCGCTACGTTCGATGCACCGAATCGAGAAACATGCGTGATCGCCCGCCAGAAAACAAACACCCCGCTCCAGGCGTTGGTGCTTCTCAACGATGTCCAATTTGTCGAAGCGGCTCTTAAACTGGCCGAGCGGATGTTGCATCATTCAAAGGACGAGGCCGTTCGGATTGAGTGGGCCTTTGAAGAAGTCCTCTCGCGTCCCCCTTCGCCCAATGAGATTGCCATTTTGATGAACTTAGTGCAACGGGAGACGAGCCGATTCCGAAAGGATCCACGCGCAGCCAAAAAGCTCTTGGCTAGGGGCGAAGCATCGCTTGATGAAGAACTCAAGCCAGTCGAGTTGGCTGCCTGGACTCAGGTAGCGGCAGTCATGCTTAACCTAAGCGAAACGATCACTCGTAATTGA
- a CDS encoding DUF1559 domain-containing protein, whose protein sequence is MARPYAKSAWTKPASSLQSRIGFTLVELLVVIAIIGVLVGLLLPAVQAAREAARRAQCLNNLKNVALAHLNYESARGELPPGSLGWNPDTSNHGLIGPSQPRTPNIVFLLPYLEQSSLADLYDMKTPWWQQQAQVRQAMEIPMPMYQCPSDESLRMEGATGATIRDAKGNYGLNWGSFFYYDQENEELFDLPLENQLIEDGRKAPFWLGFGAKMGQITDGTSNTLLLLEMIQAPSGTTAADRDRRARIWNEAASCHLITTYLSPNSGEADFGECKNQPEIGLPCIDLNDANYGSHTLGSRSRHAGGVNAALCDGAVRFISNEVDIRTWGLLSLIDDGQVATLE, encoded by the coding sequence TTGGCTAGACCATACGCAAAATCCGCATGGACGAAACCTGCAAGTAGCCTTCAATCGCGTATCGGCTTTACTCTCGTGGAGCTATTGGTAGTGATCGCGATTATCGGTGTGCTCGTCGGTTTACTGCTGCCAGCGGTGCAGGCGGCTAGAGAGGCTGCTCGGCGGGCTCAGTGTCTCAACAACTTGAAGAATGTTGCTCTTGCTCATTTGAATTATGAGTCGGCGCGTGGTGAGCTTCCGCCAGGAAGCCTGGGTTGGAATCCTGATACCAGTAATCATGGGCTGATAGGTCCTTCCCAACCGAGGACGCCCAACATCGTTTTCTTGCTTCCTTATCTCGAGCAATCGTCACTGGCTGATCTCTACGACATGAAAACACCATGGTGGCAGCAACAGGCGCAAGTTCGCCAGGCCATGGAGATTCCAATGCCGATGTATCAGTGCCCTAGTGACGAAAGTCTCCGGATGGAGGGTGCGACAGGCGCTACCATTCGAGACGCGAAAGGCAATTACGGTCTTAATTGGGGCTCCTTTTTCTATTACGACCAAGAAAACGAAGAGCTCTTCGACTTGCCGCTCGAGAATCAGCTAATTGAGGATGGTCGGAAGGCTCCTTTCTGGCTGGGGTTTGGTGCGAAAATGGGTCAGATCACCGATGGGACATCCAACACACTTCTCTTGCTAGAAATGATTCAAGCTCCTTCAGGCACGACCGCCGCTGACAGAGATCGACGAGCTCGCATCTGGAATGAGGCAGCGAGTTGCCACCTGATTACTACCTATCTATCTCCCAACAGTGGCGAAGCCGACTTCGGCGAGTGTAAGAACCAACCCGAAATTGGACTGCCTTGTATCGACTTGAATGATGCCAACTATGGCAGCCACACGCTCGGTTCGCGAAGCCGCCACGCCGGTGGTGTGAATGCCGCGTTGTGTGATGGAGCGGTTCGCTTCATATCGAATGAAGTCGACATAAGGACCTGGGGACTGCTGTCTCTTATTGATGATGGGCAAGTCGCGACACTGGAATAA
- a CDS encoding sulfatase, with protein sequence MQTESKLWQEQYDEVRVRSYLTSLMLILLATSLATADQQRPNIVFLLTDDQRADLLGVAGNKYAKTPNLDELAGQGTLFENAFVTTSICMTSRASIMLGQHALRHGINAFNVSLTQDQLQASYFGQLKSAGYQLGFIGKWGVGSPPEDFFDFNRGFPGQGKYYSDEEGQAEHLTARMGNEALEFLNQVETDRNFCLSISFKAPHVEEGHPENVFNYDRNLKELYSDVTIPRVPLTEPKYYDQLPDFLKSSENRKRWTSRFATKHLAQASLKGYYRLVAGVDLVVGQIRAALEERGLADNTVIIFSSDNGFYLGERGLAGKWYAHEESIRVPLIVYDPRIPESQAGQRRAEMALNIDLPSTILDYANLTSPPSMQGRSLKPLVDGNSFDGTDGGPGWPSNFFYGHYLDWNGIPKSEAVRTHQWKYITYLDVTPPYEELYDLTKDPLEATNLADQPESASTLQDFRRLHKVMRLTVQ encoded by the coding sequence GTGCAAACTGAGAGCAAGTTGTGGCAAGAACAATACGATGAGGTGCGTGTGCGAAGTTATCTGACCAGTCTGATGTTGATTCTGTTGGCGACGAGCCTTGCTACCGCGGACCAGCAGCGACCCAATATTGTGTTCCTACTCACCGATGATCAGCGTGCTGACCTCTTGGGAGTCGCGGGTAACAAGTATGCGAAGACGCCAAACCTCGATGAATTGGCCGGTCAAGGCACCCTTTTTGAAAACGCCTTTGTCACGACTAGCATCTGCATGACGAGTCGCGCCTCAATCATGCTCGGTCAGCATGCGCTCCGGCATGGTATCAACGCCTTTAATGTTTCGCTAACTCAAGATCAGCTCCAAGCTAGTTACTTCGGACAGTTGAAATCCGCAGGCTACCAGTTGGGTTTTATTGGGAAGTGGGGTGTCGGCTCTCCGCCAGAAGATTTCTTCGACTTCAATCGAGGCTTTCCTGGTCAAGGAAAATACTATTCCGACGAAGAGGGCCAAGCTGAGCACTTAACTGCTCGCATGGGAAACGAAGCTCTTGAGTTCTTAAATCAAGTCGAGACGGATCGCAACTTCTGTCTTTCGATCAGTTTTAAAGCGCCTCATGTTGAAGAGGGTCATCCAGAGAATGTCTTTAATTACGATCGGAACCTGAAAGAGCTTTACAGCGATGTCACGATTCCTCGGGTGCCATTGACCGAGCCAAAGTATTACGATCAGCTTCCCGATTTTTTGAAAAGCTCTGAAAACCGTAAACGCTGGACTAGTCGTTTCGCCACTAAGCACCTGGCTCAAGCGTCTCTGAAAGGCTACTACCGGCTTGTTGCGGGGGTCGATCTTGTCGTTGGACAGATTCGGGCAGCTCTGGAAGAGCGTGGGTTGGCGGATAATACCGTGATCATCTTTTCGTCAGACAATGGTTTTTATCTGGGGGAAAGAGGATTAGCTGGTAAGTGGTACGCTCATGAGGAGTCGATTCGGGTGCCGTTAATCGTGTACGACCCACGAATCCCCGAGTCACAGGCAGGACAACGACGAGCCGAAATGGCGCTGAACATCGATCTGCCATCGACAATCCTCGATTACGCAAATCTTACGAGCCCGCCTTCGATGCAGGGTCGCTCTTTGAAGCCGCTTGTTGACGGTAACAGTTTTGATGGCACCGACGGTGGACCTGGCTGGCCATCGAACTTCTTCTACGGGCACTATCTTGATTGGAATGGCATTCCAAAAAGCGAAGCCGTGAGAACTCACCAATGGAAATACATCACTTATCTGGATGTCACCCCGCCTTACGAAGAACTCTACGACCTTACGAAAGACCCACTGGAGGCCACGAACTTGGCAGATCAACCCGAGAGTGCTAGTACGCTCCAAGACTTTCGGCGTCTTCATAAAGTTATGCGATTGACAGTGCAGTGA